The genome window GCTCAAGCTCATGTAGCCGTGCTGTTCGGTGCTGCCGAGCGGGAGGATGCAGCGGTCGTCGCGTTGCAAGTACGCCTCCACTTGCATCCAGTTCATCGATTCAATGTTCATGACGGTTCCTTTCTCTGAGTAACGCGCGCTGCTGGGCGATCACGGGCAGGACGGTGCGCTGCGTGTCGTCGACGTCCACGGCGTGGCGGTACTCGAACGCGAACTGACCGGGCTTCAGGGCGGTGACGATGCCGTCGGCGCCGCTCGCGAAGATCGCGCCGTCGCACCACGCGAGGATGGCGGGAAGGTCTCGGCCCGCGAGGTGCGTGGCGCGCACGTCCAGCACTTGCGGCGCGAAGCGATGCACGCCCGCCAAGAACGTCGGAAGGAAGTCGTCGAAGGTCGCGACCAAGGCCAAGCGCGTCTCGGGCGCGAGGTTGGCGAGCTTGCCGCGCGTCTCGAACGACACGGCGACGCGCAACGGCACGATCTCCAAGGTCGGCAAGGCGGCGCGCGCCTCGGCGAGGCGGTGCCCGAGCGTCAAGACGACGTCCGCGCCGCGAACGTCCGCGAGGACGCTCGGCGAGGAAAGTTGCGTGAACGTCACTGCTTGCACGCGGTCTTCGGGCCGCAGGAGG of Deinococcus yavapaiensis KR-236 contains these proteins:
- a CDS encoding GntR family transcriptional regulator, yielding MRPEVEADIAPFTVDRMLSVPLGVQLRGQIEYGIACGDLPPGTRLPSVRELVGQTGVAHVTVAQVYKDLAARGLIVTHPRRGTFVADHGTGRPTRDFTALRARIGDLLDHAARDGIEPEQVVEILQAMVARGHTSKDVGVHVVLVGVLDAATRGYTSELQNLLRPEDRVQAVTFTQLSSPSVLADVRGADVVLTLGHRLAEARAALPTLEIVPLRVAVSFETRGKLANLAPETRLALVATFDDFLPTFLAGVHRFAPQVLDVRATHLAGRDLPAILAWCDGAIFASGADGIVTALKPGQFAFEYRHAVDVDDTQRTVLPVIAQQRALLRERNRHEH
- a CDS encoding creatininase family protein, with product MNIESMNWMQVEAYLQRDDRCILPLGSTEQHGYMSLS